CCCTACATCGCGGTGTTGCTGGGCGGCCAACTGGCAACTTTCGGCTTTGCCATTCTGGTTGCGACCTTCGTCTTTCCCGGCCGTCTGGGTGAGCTTGGCCAACACAGCCTTGCCTCTGTCTTTTCCAACACGGGCTATATGGGTATCCCGCTTCTGATCACGGCTTTCGGTGACGACGGGGCCCTGCCCGCGATTATCGGAACAATCATCAACGGTGCCGTGGTCATGCCTTTCGGCATGGCGATCCTGGAACTCGACCGCAGCGCATCCAGCCATCCATTGGACGCGGTCAAGGATGTATTGAAAGGCGTCTTCAAAAGCCCGCTCGTCTTGTCTGCTATCGCCGGGCTGCTGGCATCCGGAATCAATGTTCCAATCCCCTCGCCCATCGAAACCTTCTGCGATCTTCTGGGGGCCGCTGCCGGACCAAGCGCACTTTTCGCCATGGGTCTGTTCCTGGTCAGCGGACGCCTGCGGCAGGGCCTGCCGGAAGTGGCCTGGGTCAGCTTCATCAAACTGGTGATCCACCCGGCCGTCACCTTCCTGATGGCGGTCTATCTGTTTGACCTGTCCACCCTGAACACGGCCTCCGCGATCATCCTTGCGGCCCTTCCCACGGGCGGCCTGGTCTTCATCCTGGCACAGCAGTTCAATGTCTATGTTGAACGGTCTGCGACCGTCATCCTGGTAACGACCGTGGCAAGCCTGCTGACGGTTTCCGCCGTTCTGGCCTATTACGTGCCGGGCTGATCCGCCTCTTCAGCGAAAAACGCCCGCGTTGCGGCAACCGCCTCCGCCAGCCCCACACGCTGTACCTCCACCCCTTCCGGGAATGCCCGGCCAAGACGGCTGGGCATCATGGGGTCCAGCATCACAAAGACGCCGCGATCATTCTTGCGGCGCACAAGCCTGCCGAACGCCTGTTTCAGCTTCAGGCGGATCAGCACATCGTCGTAGTAGCCCTTGCCGAAACGATCGCGCCGCGCGCGGTGCAGGATCGTCCGACGCGGCCAAGGCACACGGTCAAAGACAATCATACGCAGCGAATTACCGGGCACATCTACGCCGTCACGCACCGCATCCGTGCCCAAAAGGCAGGAATTCTCCTCCGCCCGGAAAATGTCGATCAGCGTTGGCAGGTTCCAGGCATCCACATGCTGGGCATAAAGCGGCAAACCTGCCTCGTCCATGCGCCCGGCGAT
The Aestuariispira ectoiniformans genome window above contains:
- a CDS encoding AEC family transporter, yielding MHALFNVAIPVFAILATGYLCGRFKVLGQDSTAALNGFVYYVALPALFFISMARTPLTDAFNLPYIAVLLGGQLATFGFAILVATFVFPGRLGELGQHSLASVFSNTGYMGIPLLITAFGDDGALPAIIGTIINGAVVMPFGMAILELDRSASSHPLDAVKDVLKGVFKSPLVLSAIAGLLASGINVPIPSPIETFCDLLGAAAGPSALFAMGLFLVSGRLRQGLPEVAWVSFIKLVIHPAVTFLMAVYLFDLSTLNTASAIILAALPTGGLVFILAQQFNVYVERSATVILVTTVASLLTVSAVLAYYVPG